AAGTAATCTGTTTCATTTATAATTACGGCATTCAAGCCCGTTTTATTCAAATTTCGAGGCTTGATAAGTATGGAAAGGAGGGAATCATGGATGCCACGTAAAGGTCCTGTACCACGTCGTGATGTTCTTGAAGATCCAATTTACGGGAGCAAGCTTGTTACCCGTTTGATCAATAAAGTAATGATTGATGGAAAACGCGGTGTTGCACAGCGTATTGTGTATGATGCGTTTGATGCCATTCGCCAAAAGACGGGCAACGAACCGTCAGAAGTATTCGATCAAGCCATGAAAAACATTATGCCTGTTCTTGAAGTCAAAGCTCGTCGTGTGGGTGGTTCCAACTACCAAGTGCCAATCGAAGTTCGCCCGGAGCGTCGTACAACATTGGGATTGCGCTGGTTGGTAAATTATTCACGCAGCCGTAGCGAAAAAACTATGGCAGAACGTCTGGCGAATGAAATTCTCGATGCGGCAAACAATACGGGTGGTTCTGTTAAAAAACGCGAAGACACCCACAAAATGGCGGAAGCCAACAAGGCGTTTGCACACTACCGTTGGTAGGAATCAGCGAGAATGTGCTTGCACATTCTCGGTGATCCCTGGTTTCGTCTAGCTTGGCAGATGTGAACTTGCACCGTGTGTAACTTTGTTTGTTTGCATTTTGCTGTGTCTAAACAGATGAATATTAACATGATTTTTACATGAATATGTTACAATGACTTCGCAGGAAAGGAGGATGTCTAATGGCAAGAGCATTTTCGCTCGAAAAGACACGTAATATCGGAATTATGGCGCATATTGATGCGGGTAAGACCACAACAACAGAACGTATCCTTTTCTACACCGGTCGGGTACATAAGATCGGGGAGGTTCACGAGGGTGCTGCTACGATGGACTGGATGGTGCAGGAGCAAGAACGCGGAATTACTATCACATCCGCTGCGACAACGGCACAATGGAACAATCATCGTATCAATATTATCGATACACCAGGTCACGTGGACTTTACAGTAGAAGTAGAACGTTCTCTTCGCGTTTTGGACGGATCTGTATGTTTGATTGACGCGAAAGACGGTGTACAACCACAGACCGAAACGGTTTGGCGGCAAGCGGAAAAGTATTCTGTGCCTCGTATCATTTATGTAAATAAGATGGACAAACTTGGCGCGGATTTTGAACGCAGCTTGCAATCGATCAAGAATCGCCTGCAAGCAAATGCTGTTCCCGTTCAATACCCGATCGGAGCAGAAGATAACTTTGCTGGCATGATTGATTTGATTGAGATGAAAGCAATCCTTTACAAAGACGATCTCGGTACAGTGTCCGATAAAGTAGACATCCCGGAAGAATTAAAAGGCAAAGCGGAAGAATATCGTACACAGCTCGTGGAAGCAGTTGCAGAACTTGATGAAGAGTTGATGATGAAATACCTCGAAGGTGAAGAAATTACCAACGATGAGATTCGTGCAGCGCTTCGCAAGGGTACTGTAGAGGTTAAAGTGTTCCCGGTCTTGTGCGGCTCTTCCTATAAAAACAAAGGCGTTCAGCCGATGCTTGATGCAGTAGTCGATTTCTTGCCTTCGCCGCTTGATATTCCCGCTATTCAAGGCGTCTTGCCGGATGGTGCGGAGACGGAGCGTCACGCAAGCGATGAAGAGCCGTTCTCAGCTCTGGCATTCAAAATCATGACAGACCCATATGTCGGAAAACTTGCGTTCTTCCGTGTGTATTCCGGTGTATTGAATTCTGGTTCCTATGTTTTGAATTCCACAAAAGGCAAACGTGAGCGGATCGGTCGGATTCTGCAGATGCACGCAAATCACCGTGAAGAAATTTCCACAGTGTACGCAGGCGATATCGCTGCAGCAGTTGGTTTGAAAGACACGACGACCGGTGATACCCTTTGCGACGAAAAATCTGCAGTAATACTCGAGTCGATGGTGTTTCCAGAGCCGGTTATCCATGTCGCTATTGAACCGAAAACAAAAGATGACCAGGATAAAATGGCATTGGCATTGCAGAAGCTTGCAGAAGAAGACCCTACATTCAAGGCATTTACAGACCCTGAGACAGGACAAACGATTATTGGCGGTATGGGTGAGTTGCACCTGGAAATCATCGTTGACCGTTTGAAGCGGGAGTTTAAAGTCGATGCCAATGTAGGCCGTCCTCAAGTTGCCTATCGTGAAACCATTACTGCGCCGGTTCGTATCGAGGGTAAATTCGTTCGCCAATCAGGCGGTCGTGGTCAATATGGTCACGTCTGGCTGGAGCTCGAACCGTTGGAACGCGGAAAAGGGTATGAGTTTGAAAATAAAATCGTCGGCGGGGTTGTTCCAAGAGAATATATTCCAGCCGTTGACAATGGTATTCAGGAAGCCATGAAAAATGGTGTGCTGGCTGGTTATGAGCTGATTGACCTCAAAGCGCGCATTGTCGATGGATCTTACCATGATGTCGACTCTTCTGAAATGGCGTTTAAGATCGCTGGTTCTATGGCTTTAAAAGCGGGTGTCGTCAAAGCGAGTCCGGTTATTCTGGAGCCTGTGATGAAAGTCGAAATCGAAGTTCCTGAAGAATATATGGGAGATATCATGGGTGATGTAAACTCCCGTCGCGGACGTATCGAAGGTATGGAATCGCGTGCGGGTGCGCAAGTCATTCGTGGGTATGTGCCGCTTGCTGAAATGTTCGGTTATGCAACAAACCTGCGTTCTCGGACACAAGGTCGTGGTACGTTTGCAATGGAACTCTTCGCATATGAAGAAGTGCCAAAATCTGTCGCTCAGGAAATTATCGCTAAAAATAAAGGCGAATAATTTTACCATATTACTATAAGGAGTGAACCTTTAAGATGGCAAAAGCTAAATTCGAACGTAATAAGCCACACGTTAACATCGGTACAATCGGTCACGTTGACCATGGTAAAACAACTTTGACTGCTGCTATCACTACTGTACTTTCCAAACGCGGCGGTGCACAAGCAATGGCATATGATTCCATCGATAAAGCTCCGGAAGAGCGTGAGCGTGGGATCACAATCAATACTGCACACGTTGAATATGAAACACCTAACCGTCACTATGCACACGTTGACTGCCCGGGACACGCGGACTATGTGAAAAACATGATCACAGGTGCTGCGCAAATGGACGGTGCGATTCTTGTAGTATCCGCCGCTGACGGTCCGATGCCGCAAACTCGTGAACACATTTTGTTGTCCCGCCAAGTAGGCGTGCCATACATTGTTGTATTCATGAACAAGTGTGACATGGTTGATGACGAAGAATTGCTTGATCTCGTTGAAATGGAAATTCGTGATCTCTTGAGCGAATATGAATTCCCTGGCGATGATATCCCGGTTATTCGTGGTTCTGCAAAAGAAGCTCTTGACAATCCTGACGGCGACTGGGCAAAGAAAATTGACGAGCTCATGGCAGCTGTAGACGATTATATCCCAACACCTGAGCGTCAAACTGACAAGCCTTTCTTGATGCCGGTGGAAGACGTGTTCACAATCACAGGCCGCGGTACAGTTGCTACAGGTCGTGTAGAGCGTGGTGCGCTTAAAGTCGGTGACGAAGTTGCAATCGTCGGTCTTGCAGAAGAAACTCGCAAAACTGTTGCAACAGGTATTGAAATGTTCCGTAAACTTCTTGATTCCGCTCAAGCGGGTGACAATATCGGTGCATTGCTCCGCGGTGTTGAACGTAAAGATATCGAGCGTGGCCAAGTTTTGGCAAAACCGGGTTCCATTACACCGCATACGAACTTCAAAGCAGAAGTTTACGTGTTGACAAAAGAAGAAGGTGGACGTCATACTCCTTTCTTCAATGGCTATCGTCCACAATTCTATTTCCGTACAACTGACGTAACTGGTGTTTGCACATTGCCGGAAGGTACAGAAATGGTGATGCCTGGCGATAACATTGCAATGGATATCGAGTTGATCACTACTGTTGCGATCGAAGACGGTACTCGTTTCGCGATTCGTGAAGGTGGCCGTACAGTAGGCGCTGGCGTTGTTACTTCTATCAGCAAGTAAGTAATTGATACGATGAATAAAAAGGGCAGAACTCTTACTGTAGGATTCTGCCTTTTTTCATTTGGCGGCAGATCGTTGCTGGATTTGGCAGCATATTTGTTGATGCTGGGGTAAATAATGAAAATTTGGCTTTACGGCATAAAAAAGCCACTTGCCTCAGAGAGGCAAGTGGCTCTATAAAATACTTTTCATCCATCTTTTCATCAATTATCCTAGATATTTTAATGTTTGAAACGGTCTTAAATTTAAAGCGTCTTAAATTTGGAGAAAGGGAAAACTACAACTTCAGCCCGGCCAATGACCTGAGAAATCTTAACCGGTCCAATTTCTCTGCTGTCTTTGCTGACATTCCGGTTGTCTCCCATTAAAAACAAATCGCCTTGAGGAATTTTATAAGGTCCAAAATCTCCAGGTACCATTGGTCCATTTATGTAAGGCTCTGAAACTTGTTTGCCGTTTCTATATAAAATCCCATTTTTAAATAAAATTGTATCGCCGGGACGGCCGATTACACGCTTAATCCAGTCTTCATCAGCTGATTCGTGAAATACAACGATATCATTATATTGCGGCTGATGAAAATAATATGGAATTTTATCGACTAATACTCGTTCACCGTTTGCCAAGGTACGATCCATTGATTCGCCTGAAACTTGAAAAAAGGCGAACACAAATTGTTTGATCAAAAATGCAATAATTAATGCAATTGCAATTGCCTTGATCCAGTCCCACGCAACAGACCATGCACTTGCTTCGTAATTTTTGTTTGCCATTCGAAACCTCCTGCGGACATCGTATGGTATGTAATTGAAATAAATCAATGAAATGTTGGAATTACAACCGAATTTACATACCAATCATCATACCATGGAAAATTCAACATGTAAAAGAACAAGAAAAAATATTTTTATACAATGTTTTCCATCAGTATGTTCGTATGGGAATTGTGGTAAGACTGAAATATGATGTTTACCATAAAAAAACAGGAATAAATCATTAATATTTCTTGTTTTTTGATTTGTATTTCGGTATAATCTCATATGTTGGTCTTAGACTGCAATGAAGCGAAAGGTTGCTCAAGTGTCGGATGGGCCATATGCGACACCAATGAGGGAAATTTTCGCGGAGTATGTCCAAGGATAAATGGGCGATAAAGGAGGGAATTCATATGGCAAAGCAAAAAATCCGTATCCGTCTCAAAGCGTATGATCACAAGATTCTCGATCAATCCGCTGAGAAAATTGTAGAAACTGCAAAACGTTCCGGTGCGAGCGTTTCAGGTCCTATACCGCTTCCTACAGAGAAATCGGTATTCACAATTTTGCGCGCTCCGCACAAATACAAAGATTCTCGTGAGCAGTTTGAAATGCGGACACACAAGCGTTTGATTGATATTGTGAATCCAACACCGCAAACGGTTGATGCGCTGATGCGTTTAGATTTGCCGTCTGGTGTCGATATCGAGATTAAACTTTAATCTTTTATTATTTCTCTAGGGAGGTGCCTACATGAAAGGGATACTCGGACGGAAGCTTGGCATGACTCAAGTTTTTACTGAAGAAGGTAAAGTTTTGCCTGTTACTGTCATTGAAGCTGGTCCTTGTGTAGTTTTACAGAAAAAAGATACACAAAATGATGGTTATGAAGCCGTACAATTGGGCTTTGAAAATAAAAAACATTCTCGTGCTACGAAAGCTGCCATTGGTCATGCGCAAAAGGCGAACACTGCGCCAAAACGTTATGTGCGTGAACTTCGTGGTGTTACATTAAATGATTATGAAGTTGGTCAAGAACTTTATGCAGATGTTTTTGCCGGCGGCGAATTTGTCGACGTCATAGGGACATCAAAAGGCAAAGGATTTTCCGGTGCGATCAAACGGCACAATCAATCTCGCGGACCGATGGCTCACGGTTCGAAGTATCATAGGGGAGCCGGTTCTCAAGGCGCGATCGCTCCAAACCGCGTGTTTAAGGGACAAACTGGAGCAGGACGCATGGGACATGAACGCGTTACTGTGCAGAATCTGGAAGTTGTAAAAGTTGACCGCGAACGCAATGTAATTTTGATTAAAGGCGCAATTCCAGGGCCGAAAAATTCCTTTGTAATGGTCAAATCCGCGAAGAAAAAACACTGATTTCTGTGTAGGAAAGGAGGAACACTCGAATGCCGAAAGTAGCAGTTTACAACGTTGCAGGCACACAGGTTGGAGAAATCGAATTAAATGAAAGTGTGTTTGGCGTAAATGTTAATGAACACGTTCTTCATCAAGCGGTTGTAATGCAACAAGCGAGCCTGCGTGCAGGTACACATAAAGTGAAAAATCGTTCTGAAGTTCGCGGTGGCGGACGTAAGCCTTGGAAACAAAAAGGAACAGGTCGTGCCCGCCAGGGTAGCATTCGTTCCCCACAATGGGTTGGCGGTGGAACTGTATTTGGACCGACTCCACGCAGTTATGCATACAAGCTGCCGAAAAAGGTCCGCCGTTTGGCTTTGAAGTCAGCGTTGTCTTCAAAAGTAAATGAAGGAAGTATCATTGTGTTGGACGCATTAGAGTTCGCTAAGCCGAAAACGAAAGACATGGTAAATGTTCTTTCCAATTTGAAAATATCGAGAAAAGCTCTAATCGTCGGCGTCGACTATAATGAAAATCTTGAAAAATCCGCACGCAATATTCCTGGTGTGAAATATGTTTCTGCAACTGGTATTAATGTACTTGATTTACTCAAGCACAATCACCTTGTGATTACGAAAGATGCAGTTGCTAAAGTCGAGGAGGTGTTCGCGTAATGAAAGATCCAAGGGATATAATCAAGCGCCCTGTGATCACAGAGCGCAGCACAGACCTAATGGGCGAAAACAAGTTTGTTTTTGAAGTTGACAAAAAAGCCAACAAAATCGAAATCAAGCATGCTTTGGAAGTCATTTTCGGAGTTAAAGTAGAGAAAGTGAACACGATTCATGTTCCAGGCAAGAAGAAACGGGTTGGCCGCCACTCTGGTTATACATCCGATTGGAAAAAAGCAATTGTAACATTAACTTCCGATTCTAAACAGTTCTCCTTTTTTGAGGGAGCATAAAACGAATCTTTTGTAAAGGAGGGAATCCTAATGGGTATTAAAAAATATAAACCAACGTCACCTGGACGCCGTTTTATGTCCGTTGCGACGTTTGAAGAGATTACAACTGATAAACCGGAAAAATCCTTGCTTGTTCCACTGAAGAAAACTGCTGGACGCAACAATCAGGGTAAAATAACAACTCGTCACCACGGTGGCGGACACAAGCGTCAATATCGTGTGATCGATTTTAAACGCAATAAAGATGGCATACCAGGACGCGTTGCCACAATCGAGTATGATCCAAACCGTTCTGCACGTATTGCGCTGATCAACTATGTTGATGGAGAGAAGCGCTATATTATTGCACCGTTGGGATTGAAGGTTGACGATACGATCATTTCTGGACCAAGTGCGGATATTAAAGTCGGTAATGCATTGCCGTTAGCAAACATCCCGGTTGGTACAATGATTCATAACATTGAATTAAAACCCGGAAAAGGCGGACAATTGGCTCGTGCGGCAGGTGCGGAAGCGCAATTGTTAGCAAAAGAAGGCGATTACGCTACGATTCGTTTGGGATCTGGCGAAGTTCGTTTGGTCAGATTGGATTGCCGTGCGACTGTGGGTCAAGTTGGCAATCTGGATCATGAGAACGTAAATATCGGTAAAGCTGGCCGTTCCCGTTGGTTAGGTATTCGTCCGACAGTTCGCGGTGTTGTAATGAACCCGAACGATCACCCGCATGGTGGTGGTGAAGGTCGTGCACCGGTTGGGCGCAAGTCTCCGATGTCTCCATGGGGTAAACCGACGCTTGGTAAGAAAACGCGCAAGAAAAACAACCAAAGCGATAAATATATCATTCGTCGCCGCAAGAAATAGTGTGCGTACAGCTTAAGCAGGTAAGAAAGGAGGAGGCCAAATGGGTCGTTCACTGAAAAAAGGACCGTTTTGCGATGCGCATTTAATGAAAAAAGTTGATGAATTGAACGGGAAAAACGAAAAACGTGTCATTAAGACATGGTCTCGCCGTTCGACGATTTTTCCGCAATTTGTCGGACACACAATTGCGGTTCATGACGGACGCAAACATGTTCCTGTATACGTATCGGAAGATATGGTTGGACATAAACTTGGTGAATTTGCTCCTACCCGTACATTTAAAGGGCATGCAGGAGATGAAAAATCATCGCGTTCACGTTAATCAACGGAGAGGCGTGTCAATGAATACTTTGGCAATTCAAGAAAAGTTGATTATGACACGCCAGGACGTGTTGACGTAGTACAAGAGAGGAGGTTAAACTATGCAAGCGAAAGCAGTTGCTCGATATATTCGTATCGCACCGCGCAAAGTTCGTTTGGTTGTCGATTTGGTACGCGGCAAGAAAGTAAGCGAAGCATTTGCTTTGTTACAATACACACCGAAAGCTGCTGCACCGATCGTAGAGAAAGTTTTAAAATCTGCTATGGCGAATGCTGAACATAACTTCGATATGGACGTTAACTCTTTATACATTACTGAAGCGTATGTGGATCAAGGTCCTACTTTGAAGCGTTTCCGTCCTCGTTCCCAAGGTCGTGCTTATAGCATTATGAAACGTACGAGCCACATTACATTGGTGGTTGGCGAAAAAAATAAATAATTTTTGAAGGAGGGACATGCGAAATGGGTCAAAAGGTGAACCCGGTCGGCTTGCGCATTGGTGTTATCCGTGATTGGGAATCCAAATGGTTTGCTGACAAGAAGGATTATACAGAATTGCTTCATGAAGATCTGAAAGTTCGCGATTTTGTTTTGGCACGTTTAAAAGATGCATCTGTCTCGACAGTAGAAATCGAACGCGCTGCAAATCGTGTGAATGTGACCATTCATACTGCAAAACCAGGCATGGTGATTGGTAAAGGAGGAGCAGAAGTTGATGCTCTTCGCAACAAACTCAGCCAATTGACTGGCAAGCGAGTTCACATCAATATTAGTGAAATTAAAAGCCCTGAACTGAATGCACAGTTGGTTGCAATGAATATTGCGCAGCAGTTGGAGCGCCGTGTTGCTTTCCGTCGTGCGATGAAACAAGCGATTCAACGCACGATTCGTTCGGGAGCAAAAGGAATTAAAGTACAAGTATCCGGGCGTCTTGCCGGTGCCGAAATTGCTCGTACGGAAGGTTATGCAGAAGGCACAGTTCCACTTCATACACTTCGCGCAGATATTGATTATGCTACAGCAGAAGCTCACACAACATATGGACGTATTGGTGTGAAAGTCTGGATCTATCGTGGCGAAGTACTTCCTACAAAGGGTGGCGCAAAGCAACAAACCGAAGAAGGAGGTCAGTAAACCATGTTGATGCCGAAACGCGTGAAACACCGCAGAGAACATCGCGGTCGCATGAAAGGCCAATCTAAAGGTGGCACACAAGTGGCATTCGGCGAATACGGTTTACAAGCACTCGAGCCAGCGTGGGTTACAAACCGCCAAATCGAGGCTGCTCGTATCGCGATGACACGTTATATCCGCCGTGGCGGTAAAGTCTGGATTAAAATATTCCCAAGCAAACCGGTTACACAAAAGCCGTTGGAAACTCGGATGGGTG
Above is a window of Fodinisporobacter ferrooxydans DNA encoding:
- the rplP gene encoding 50S ribosomal protein L16 → MLMPKRVKHRREHRGRMKGQSKGGTQVAFGEYGLQALEPAWVTNRQIEAARIAMTRYIRRGGKVWIKIFPSKPVTQKPLETRMGAGKGSPEKWVAVVKPGRIMFELAGVPEETAREALRLAAHKLPIKTKFVKREEMVGEADES
- the fusA gene encoding elongation factor G, whose amino-acid sequence is MARAFSLEKTRNIGIMAHIDAGKTTTTERILFYTGRVHKIGEVHEGAATMDWMVQEQERGITITSAATTAQWNNHRINIIDTPGHVDFTVEVERSLRVLDGSVCLIDAKDGVQPQTETVWRQAEKYSVPRIIYVNKMDKLGADFERSLQSIKNRLQANAVPVQYPIGAEDNFAGMIDLIEMKAILYKDDLGTVSDKVDIPEELKGKAEEYRTQLVEAVAELDEELMMKYLEGEEITNDEIRAALRKGTVEVKVFPVLCGSSYKNKGVQPMLDAVVDFLPSPLDIPAIQGVLPDGAETERHASDEEPFSALAFKIMTDPYVGKLAFFRVYSGVLNSGSYVLNSTKGKRERIGRILQMHANHREEISTVYAGDIAAAVGLKDTTTGDTLCDEKSAVILESMVFPEPVIHVAIEPKTKDDQDKMALALQKLAEEDPTFKAFTDPETGQTIIGGMGELHLEIIVDRLKREFKVDANVGRPQVAYRETITAPVRIEGKFVRQSGGRGQYGHVWLELEPLERGKGYEFENKIVGGVVPREYIPAVDNGIQEAMKNGVLAGYELIDLKARIVDGSYHDVDSSEMAFKIAGSMALKAGVVKASPVILEPVMKVEIEVPEEYMGDIMGDVNSRRGRIEGMESRAGAQVIRGYVPLAEMFGYATNLRSRTQGRGTFAMELFAYEEVPKSVAQEIIAKNKGE
- the rplD gene encoding 50S ribosomal protein L4; this encodes MPKVAVYNVAGTQVGEIELNESVFGVNVNEHVLHQAVVMQQASLRAGTHKVKNRSEVRGGGRKPWKQKGTGRARQGSIRSPQWVGGGTVFGPTPRSYAYKLPKKVRRLALKSALSSKVNEGSIIVLDALEFAKPKTKDMVNVLSNLKISRKALIVGVDYNENLEKSARNIPGVKYVSATGINVLDLLKHNHLVITKDAVAKVEEVFA
- the rplV gene encoding 50S ribosomal protein L22, which translates into the protein MQAKAVARYIRIAPRKVRLVVDLVRGKKVSEAFALLQYTPKAAAPIVEKVLKSAMANAEHNFDMDVNSLYITEAYVDQGPTLKRFRPRSQGRAYSIMKRTSHITLVVGEKNK
- the rpsS gene encoding 30S ribosomal protein S19; this translates as MGRSLKKGPFCDAHLMKKVDELNGKNEKRVIKTWSRRSTIFPQFVGHTIAVHDGRKHVPVYVSEDMVGHKLGEFAPTRTFKGHAGDEKSSRSR
- the tuf gene encoding elongation factor Tu is translated as MAKAKFERNKPHVNIGTIGHVDHGKTTLTAAITTVLSKRGGAQAMAYDSIDKAPEERERGITINTAHVEYETPNRHYAHVDCPGHADYVKNMITGAAQMDGAILVVSAADGPMPQTREHILLSRQVGVPYIVVFMNKCDMVDDEELLDLVEMEIRDLLSEYEFPGDDIPVIRGSAKEALDNPDGDWAKKIDELMAAVDDYIPTPERQTDKPFLMPVEDVFTITGRGTVATGRVERGALKVGDEVAIVGLAEETRKTVATGIEMFRKLLDSAQAGDNIGALLRGVERKDIERGQVLAKPGSITPHTNFKAEVYVLTKEEGGRHTPFFNGYRPQFYFRTTDVTGVCTLPEGTEMVMPGDNIAMDIELITTVAIEDGTRFAIREGGRTVGAGVVTSISK
- the rplW gene encoding 50S ribosomal protein L23; amino-acid sequence: MKDPRDIIKRPVITERSTDLMGENKFVFEVDKKANKIEIKHALEVIFGVKVEKVNTIHVPGKKKRVGRHSGYTSDWKKAIVTLTSDSKQFSFFEGA
- the rplC gene encoding 50S ribosomal protein L3, which encodes MKGILGRKLGMTQVFTEEGKVLPVTVIEAGPCVVLQKKDTQNDGYEAVQLGFENKKHSRATKAAIGHAQKANTAPKRYVRELRGVTLNDYEVGQELYADVFAGGEFVDVIGTSKGKGFSGAIKRHNQSRGPMAHGSKYHRGAGSQGAIAPNRVFKGQTGAGRMGHERVTVQNLEVVKVDRERNVILIKGAIPGPKNSFVMVKSAKKKH
- the rpsJ gene encoding 30S ribosomal protein S10, with translation MAKQKIRIRLKAYDHKILDQSAEKIVETAKRSGASVSGPIPLPTEKSVFTILRAPHKYKDSREQFEMRTHKRLIDIVNPTPQTVDALMRLDLPSGVDIEIKL
- the rpsG gene encoding 30S ribosomal protein S7 → MPRKGPVPRRDVLEDPIYGSKLVTRLINKVMIDGKRGVAQRIVYDAFDAIRQKTGNEPSEVFDQAMKNIMPVLEVKARRVGGSNYQVPIEVRPERRTTLGLRWLVNYSRSRSEKTMAERLANEILDAANNTGGSVKKREDTHKMAEANKAFAHYRW
- the lepB gene encoding signal peptidase I, yielding MANKNYEASAWSVAWDWIKAIAIALIIAFLIKQFVFAFFQVSGESMDRTLANGERVLVDKIPYYFHQPQYNDIVVFHESADEDWIKRVIGRPGDTILFKNGILYRNGKQVSEPYINGPMVPGDFGPYKIPQGDLFLMGDNRNVSKDSREIGPVKISQVIGRAEVVVFPFSKFKTL
- the rpsC gene encoding 30S ribosomal protein S3; the protein is MGQKVNPVGLRIGVIRDWESKWFADKKDYTELLHEDLKVRDFVLARLKDASVSTVEIERAANRVNVTIHTAKPGMVIGKGGAEVDALRNKLSQLTGKRVHINISEIKSPELNAQLVAMNIAQQLERRVAFRRAMKQAIQRTIRSGAKGIKVQVSGRLAGAEIARTEGYAEGTVPLHTLRADIDYATAEAHTTYGRIGVKVWIYRGEVLPTKGGAKQQTEEGGQ
- the rplB gene encoding 50S ribosomal protein L2 gives rise to the protein MGIKKYKPTSPGRRFMSVATFEEITTDKPEKSLLVPLKKTAGRNNQGKITTRHHGGGHKRQYRVIDFKRNKDGIPGRVATIEYDPNRSARIALINYVDGEKRYIIAPLGLKVDDTIISGPSADIKVGNALPLANIPVGTMIHNIELKPGKGGQLARAAGAEAQLLAKEGDYATIRLGSGEVRLVRLDCRATVGQVGNLDHENVNIGKAGRSRWLGIRPTVRGVVMNPNDHPHGGGEGRAPVGRKSPMSPWGKPTLGKKTRKKNNQSDKYIIRRRKK